The sequence below is a genomic window from Pelmatolapia mariae isolate MD_Pm_ZW linkage group LG9, Pm_UMD_F_2, whole genome shotgun sequence.
TGAGCTCCACTCTCACCTGAGACAGTCAAATATAGTCTTATAGACTTTTACACTATCAAAGCTTTTCAAATAATTGTGAAAATGAACCTCGGCTATTAAAGTTGAATTTGTAAACTCCCTGTCCACTCTCTGaccttctgtctgcttcagcaTTTTAATGTCAAGCTGCTTTCGTCCATTGCTAGGATGGAATTTCCTTTTCAGACACAAATATTCATTTTAAGACAAAGTTTATAATGACACAACTTTTTCATACAAGGTTTTTCACCATATACAAATAGTAATAACTATGGTTTAAAACAGAGGAAGATCACAGCTCATTGTCAGGCCTATATCGAACAACCAGCTCCTGCTCACTTcagcaaaggggaaaaaatctaAAAGTATGTGACACAAACAGGCTCAcgcgtttcttcttcttctgtgttctCAACAGTAAGGATGAGAAAATGCCAGTCCACAGGCTCACACCCATCCTTCTCTGCTTGTTGCACATGTGGAGAACGCTGACGCCAGTCTCGAGTCATCCGCAGCACCGTCGATGTCAGTTGGTAAGACGCTCTTCTTTCATTTAGCTTTTCCCGAGCACAATGAAAATTTGTTGTAGCGTGAAGTTTCAGGAATATCGGGGAAATTTTACAATGTATCACATGGAAAAGGCCAAACCATTTCATGTTTGGCTTAGTTAAAACTAAAAAGAGACTTTGGTAAGACAACTACAAAGCTaaaatttctaaaaaaaaagaagttattcCTAAGGCACTCGAATGTAAATGTGTAAACATGAAATTTGTTTGGAAAAAAGCATCAAGTAATGATATTGAAATATGAAAAGTTCTGTATTATTACCAAAGATCCAGTCCCTAATAGGACCCACCTTCTAAAAGCATGCTGTATATGTGGTTTATAACTTTAGTTAGATCAAAATCCATCCAGGTTAAATCCATTGGCACATTCCTACACTGTATTAATGATTTAATGACTTTCCAATAAGCCACAAAAAGTCTAAACTTGTGAATATTAATATCTGATGCAGGGTTTTGGAAGCGGATGTCGATTATGAGAAAGAATTGAAATCTCTCTTGTTGAGTGTTTATCagtcatataaataaatataaatatgaatcattctagaaatgAAACATCTAAAGCAATAAAACCAATAAACTCCGAGAGGGGAAAAATGATAAGttatttaaactgaaaacttcaattttggagcttttttttttttttaaaggcgtATCGCCAGAAAGTATTTTTAGAGTGGTCCTGTGACTCAGAATGCTAATGGAAAAGTGATCTGTCAAGGAAATAATGAAGTTTTGGTAAGCTGTGGTATGACCTACCAGAATAAGAAACAACAGCCCACCATGTTTTTCTGTGAGCCTGTACAGTGGGTAACAGTACTTTCAGTTAAATCCCGAAACACAGGAAGGCTAAAATGCTTGCTAACAGTAAGACGCTAATGTACTGCAGGCAATGCTCATTATCTTAGTTTAGCATGCTAGCATAGTTTACAAATAACCACACGAGAAGTAATTTAAGAGGGTAATCTTCccacaataaaatattttaagtgcACATGGATATTATTCATGACGATCTTAAAATGTATCTGCTGTGCAAGAAAGAAATCCAGCTTCTGccagaattttaaaaagccGAAACACTGCAAAGTGGCAACCAGTATGCAAGTGTTAAAGCATGTGCTTTTTTACCTCCTCTGCAGATACAACAAACGGCTTGCTGCAATAATGGTCAGCTCACATCTGTGCCTGAAGGACTTCCAGAAAACATCGAAGAGCTTCAGCTCAACTACAACCTCTTTGAAACACTACAGAATGCCTCTCTTCTCCATTACCCTTCACTAACCGCCCTGAGCTTAGCTTGCAACAATTTGAGTAAAATAGAATCTAACACTTTTCAAGActcaaaacttttaaaaagccTCAATCTAGCAAATAACAGTCTTTATAACAGCTACGAAGAAACCAGCCTTGCATTAAGAAAGCTATCAGGTCTTATAGCGCTAGATCTTTCTGAGAATAAGCTTACAGATGAAATGGCTGCCTTGCTTCTTCAAAATCTTACGTCACTAGAGTACCTCAATCTTTCTGGGAATCTTTTGTTGAGAGTGGATGAGGCCTCTTTCAGGGATCTGCACCAGCTTAAAGAACTTGACCTACAAAGGAATTTGATTTTTGAGATTGATAATGCTTTTGACAGCAGTCCAAAGCTACAGCGACTCAACTTGGCCTTTAACTATCTGCCCTGTCTCACTGACTTCCACATGATTCAGCTGGAGGTCCTCAATGTCAGCCACAACTTCATTGAGTGGTTCATCTCAAGGCAAGACCTCAACGACACTTTCCAGCTAGAGACTCTCGATTTATCAGACAACAAactccttttctttcctttcctgccCAGCCAGAGTCATTTAAGGTACCTTTACTTGTCTCACAACGCCATTAAATTCTACGAACACTTAGCAGACAACGATACGTTCCCAAACTCAACAAAAACTGTGGAATTCTACAACTTTAACAAGGACATCAATAATGTGACCGCTCAGTTGTGGGACGAAAACCTTCACGGTGATATATCCTCTCTAGAGACTTTAGATCTGATAGGGAACTCTGTGGAGTATTTCCCTAAAGGATTCATCCAGAAAATGCCCACCCTGTCTAGACTTCAAATGCACACAAACTGCCTGAGAACCTTAAATCTAACATCTGAGCAGTTCTCTGGTAGCTTGTATGAGCTGGATGTTAGCAACAATGAACTAAACCAGATCTCAGCGGATAAAGCCACTCTGACCACTCTTGGCAATTTGACATACTGTAACCTGAGCATGAATGGTCTTAAGTGGGTACCCATGGGATTATTTTCCTCACTGCAAAGCATCCGGTCGGTGGATCTCAGCTACAACAACATTGACATTTGCCTTTCTGAGGAAGCTGAGATCAGTATGCACACTAATTCAACTTGCATGAATTGGAAGAATGTTATGTCCCTGAGACAGCTTTACCTTAAGGGATGCAACCTTAAAATAATTCCAAACACTGCATTTGCGGGGTTGTCGCTAACGCACTTGGAGCTATCCGATAACCCCGGAGTAACCATCCATCAATCAATACAAAGTCTTAGCAAAACATTACAGCATCTAGGTTTAGGGAACACTCACATACAAGACATCGACTTCTCCCATTTCCAGAGTCTGAAGTCTTTAAACATTTCAAAGAACTTTCTGCTACATCTTCCCCATTCACTTCAAAACCTCAACCTGAAAGTGCTTGATCTGAGGGACAACAGGCTTTCTACCATCCCCTCTGGTCAGGCTGATGCATTAGCCCCGAAGCTGCAGACTATTTTCCTCACAGGAAATCAATTCAACTGTTGCCAGACCGAATGGTTCAGGACATTTGAAGCAACAAACACCATCCACATGGTCGAACAGTCAGCTATCACATGCAAGGACCTCTTCCTAAGGACACACAGAGTGGAGAATCCACAGTCGTTTTTGTGCTTTGATGACGGGGAGTCGATCTTTTGGTACATTTTGCTGTTTGTCCccgtctttctttttttcacaggaGTCTCTATCATTGTTCTCCTCACCTTTAAGCCCACACTGCTACAAAAATCCATTAAAAAGAAGTGTTTGAAGCCAACGTCTTACTGATGTCATCATAACTGTATTTTGTCCAGTACATTATTTAGAAATGTAGCCGAATACATatctgaaataaatacatttaccgaaaaggtgtgtgagtgtatgaTAATGAAgtatctaaaaaagaaaaaggtcaattgtttttttttttagattgctCGGTTCAGTGAAGTGTGGTTTAAAACAAGGCCCTCATCCTGATAACCCAATGTAAAAAATGTGGCTGTGCTCTGGGACTTGACTTGGTgagtgtgtgagcgtgtgtgggcgtatatgtgtatgtgtttgtatgtgaaGATATGCAGAAGTACTGTGATGCAAGCTGTTGCTATAAGCAGCAGAGGAAACATGAAATTTCCTGTTTTGCTAAGATGTGCAGCAACTGCCCAGTTTTGTATCTCAAAGAGGAGGGGTTTGAGGTTTCCTTCCTATCAGTGAGACCAAGATGCATCATCAGTGTGAAATTCCAGTAAGTCAGCACACACAAGGAAATGGTTTGGACCCCCCAAAAATGATTGATTCACACGACTGATTCAGTTTACTGTGCTGGGAgcacgtacacacacaaacaaacacacacatgtacacacatgtaaacatgggtgcacacaaacacacaaacatgcatacgccttcacagacacacgcacactcacacacacatatatatatatatatacgtgcaATGCATTTAACGCATTTTCTTTGAGTTTTATGTAAGTACTCAGGGGCGTAGGAGTGGGAAGGCTGGTAGATTACTGTGTAGCTGTACAGCGTGCTGGAGGCCTAACCAGAAAGTAACCAAAATACCGCTGTGGTGATGCTCAGGGTCATGGTGGTTGGAACGTAAGAAGAGAAACCAGAGTAAAGCCTTGTCAAAGCCTCGAAATGTTATTAATATTGACATATATTCTACGATATGAAGTTGCCAGTAAATCAGTTGCAGAGAAACTGAATGAagtttttatttcctttgttgTTCATTTGAATCTATGAAAACTGGTTTGCAAAGCTTTAAGAACTGAAGTCGTTGATGAGAGATTCATTACTCGAAGGCTTCTCATTTGAATGTCATTAAGTCACAGATAATGGGTGGGAACAACGACTTTTCTTGGATTTCCAAACTAATTTCCACAGGTATCTGGAACTCAAACCgtgaagcaaaactgaaagACAATTTAGGGATGCCAATTAAACCTATATATTTCCCGTATAGCGGTGCTGTATCATCTCCATACAGTTTAACCACTTCATCATGGAAGCAGGAAGGTCTACTTCCTGCTTCCATGATGAAGTGGTTAAACTGGGCTGACAAAATGGCTTAAGGGCTGGATTACactgaaaaatacatttgaggAAGGCACTTTGGCACTGGTTGCAGATTGCTGACCAAGAGGAACTTTATTTGATTACTCAGCTATAACAGTTTAAAAGttaaaggacagaaaaaaagggggtTAAAGGGGGCATTCACAAACGCAGCT
It includes:
- the nrros gene encoding transforming growth factor beta activator LRRC33, which produces MPVHRLTPILLCLLHMWRTLTPVSSHPQHRRCQLIQQTACCNNGQLTSVPEGLPENIEELQLNYNLFETLQNASLLHYPSLTALSLACNNLSKIESNTFQDSKLLKSLNLANNSLYNSYEETSLALRKLSGLIALDLSENKLTDEMAALLLQNLTSLEYLNLSGNLLLRVDEASFRDLHQLKELDLQRNLIFEIDNAFDSSPKLQRLNLAFNYLPCLTDFHMIQLEVLNVSHNFIEWFISRQDLNDTFQLETLDLSDNKLLFFPFLPSQSHLRYLYLSHNAIKFYEHLADNDTFPNSTKTVEFYNFNKDINNVTAQLWDENLHGDISSLETLDLIGNSVEYFPKGFIQKMPTLSRLQMHTNCLRTLNLTSEQFSGSLYELDVSNNELNQISADKATLTTLGNLTYCNLSMNGLKWVPMGLFSSLQSIRSVDLSYNNIDICLSEEAEISMHTNSTCMNWKNVMSLRQLYLKGCNLKIIPNTAFAGLSLTHLELSDNPGVTIHQSIQSLSKTLQHLGLGNTHIQDIDFSHFQSLKSLNISKNFLLHLPHSLQNLNLKVLDLRDNRLSTIPSGQADALAPKLQTIFLTGNQFNCCQTEWFRTFEATNTIHMVEQSAITCKDLFLRTHRVENPQSFLCFDDGESIFWYILLFVPVFLFFTGVSIIVLLTFKPTLLQKSIKKKCLKPTSY